The following are encoded in a window of Stigmatella erecta genomic DNA:
- a CDS encoding DUF6310 domain-containing protein, which yields MLVERCYQALDHDQIEFHDTTGRCAVASAGAAAVGVGLCVLAAPEIVAGAVIVLGVVVVAVAIQEALDAYELRHPYPEEAGSSRGTKVSSREGDAQRKPKLKPESAGQDWQPPVPPVPVNRTGRASCEPVPVPHAGKDDPHNECADKFPPNRYPGMDVLVGGVRFDALQAGVRVLWEIKTHRFDSYNAFVRKQEIEKEFNQLNKERKAAAACGYAFVVGVSSEKHKEALFQLDRTLNVVVTGCER from the coding sequence GTGCTGGTGGAGAGGTGCTATCAGGCCCTCGACCATGACCAGATCGAGTTCCACGACACCACGGGAAGATGCGCGGTCGCCTCCGCTGGCGCCGCTGCCGTGGGCGTCGGGCTCTGCGTGCTGGCGGCTCCTGAGATCGTCGCGGGTGCCGTGATAGTCCTCGGAGTGGTGGTAGTGGCGGTTGCCATCCAGGAGGCGCTGGACGCGTATGAGCTACGCCACCCCTATCCCGAGGAAGCAGGCTCCTCACGAGGAACGAAGGTGTCATCCCGGGAAGGTGATGCGCAACGCAAGCCCAAGCTGAAGCCCGAGTCAGCGGGACAGGACTGGCAGCCTCCAGTGCCGCCTGTGCCCGTGAACCGGACAGGCCGCGCCAGTTGCGAGCCAGTTCCAGTGCCTCACGCTGGAAAGGACGATCCGCACAATGAGTGCGCCGACAAGTTCCCACCCAATCGTTATCCTGGAATGGACGTGCTCGTTGGCGGTGTGCGCTTCGATGCGTTGCAAGCCGGCGTGCGCGTACTGTGGGAGATCAAAACCCATCGATTTGATTCGTACAATGCCTTTGTCCGGAAGCAGGAGATCGAGAAGGAGTTTAATCAATTGAACAAGGAGCGGAAAGCTGCTGCGGCATGTGGGTATGCCTTTGTCGTTGGAGTGAGTTCCGAAAAGCACAAAGAGGCATTGTTCCAGTTGGACCGGACCCTCAATGTTGTCGTCACGGGATGCGAAAGATGA
- a CDS encoding DUF5953 family protein, with translation MNTQNSLRIIIYAPALVGEDHRTIDSVRGMEKALPGLRLEWRLSKSGRPIALPHRDAWLIEEIEDGGFPIMCNGDESYPVTVTGRERAGFFSPVGQAQFEVHAELPLDAAVIAAAAEMLERVAEGARAFWGQATPDAAALDIAYQTAPTLRGPPSPRRGLPALKLFEHIRAPEIPYYLGWLNYWSAAAAQAIGFPDPARDAELLSRAWRTATGGWVVQLTDTPLDLDNPAHLDALKLAYERFPQIGGRDSP, from the coding sequence ATGAACACGCAAAACAGTCTTCGCATCATCATCTACGCACCAGCGCTTGTGGGAGAAGACCACCGCACAATCGATAGCGTCCGTGGAATGGAAAAGGCGCTTCCCGGCTTGCGCTTGGAGTGGCGACTCTCTAAAAGCGGGCGTCCCATCGCATTGCCGCACCGTGACGCGTGGCTCATAGAAGAGATTGAGGACGGCGGGTTCCCGATTATGTGCAATGGGGACGAGAGTTACCCCGTGACAGTGACAGGAAGGGAAAGAGCAGGATTCTTTAGCCCGGTTGGTCAGGCCCAATTTGAGGTCCATGCAGAATTGCCGCTAGACGCGGCCGTTATTGCGGCAGCGGCGGAGATGCTGGAGCGCGTTGCAGAAGGCGCGCGCGCTTTCTGGGGACAGGCAACGCCTGATGCCGCTGCGCTAGACATCGCGTATCAGACTGCCCCCACGCTGCGAGGGCCGCCATCCCCACGCCGGGGATTGCCCGCTCTCAAGCTCTTCGAGCACATCCGCGCGCCCGAGATTCCCTATTATCTCGGGTGGCTGAACTACTGGTCGGCCGCTGCCGCGCAGGCCATCGGGTTTCCGGACCCAGCCCGCGACGCCGAGCTGCTCTCACGGGCGTGGCGCACGGCGACGGGCGGGTGGGTCGTACAACTCACGGATACGCCGCTCGACCTCGACAACCCCGCCCACCTAGACGCGCTCAAGCTGGCCTACGAGCGCTTCCCCCAGATCGGCGGGCGCGACTCTCCGTGA
- a CDS encoding NmrA family NAD(P)-binding protein: protein MRSKDSVLVTAATGRQGGATARALLAKGSTSVRVMVRNPEQPNAKALAAAGAEVIVGDLDDPASLRAACAGARAVFSMQSPIMSAAGVDFSKERQQGRHLVEAALAEGVGTFVHTATSGVGDHRNVDGWAEGRWKAHEEYWENKLATCELVRKAGFKSWTLILPSTFMDQPMLDPACFVDGRRLLTVIRTDRPIPLIAPEDIGQAAAAAINDPVTFNGVTLQLAGDLLTLPQIAEILSRLDSKEYVVQSGTVEEAVAAGLHPGVAQGLTYMNVAPVLARPEIARSYGLSPMSFETWARQRREMT, encoded by the coding sequence ATGCGCAGCAAAGATTCCGTTCTCGTCACCGCCGCCACAGGGCGTCAGGGCGGCGCCACCGCCCGGGCGCTGCTGGCCAAAGGCAGCACATCGGTGCGAGTGATGGTGCGCAATCCGGAGCAGCCAAATGCCAAGGCCCTCGCGGCGGCTGGCGCTGAGGTAATCGTCGGGGACCTCGATGATCCGGCGTCGTTGCGCGCCGCCTGCGCCGGGGCGCGGGCGGTCTTCTCGATGCAGTCACCGATCATGTCCGCGGCCGGTGTCGACTTCAGCAAGGAGCGTCAGCAAGGGAGGCACCTCGTCGAGGCCGCGCTTGCCGAGGGCGTCGGGACGTTCGTACACACCGCGACGTCCGGCGTCGGCGACCACCGCAACGTCGACGGTTGGGCGGAGGGGCGCTGGAAGGCGCACGAGGAGTACTGGGAGAACAAGCTTGCCACCTGCGAACTCGTCCGCAAAGCGGGCTTCAAGAGCTGGACCCTCATCCTGCCTTCCACCTTCATGGATCAACCGATGCTGGATCCTGCCTGCTTCGTCGACGGGCGCCGGTTGCTCACGGTGATCAGGACCGATAGGCCCATCCCGCTGATCGCGCCGGAGGACATCGGCCAGGCGGCTGCGGCGGCGATCAACGATCCCGTGACGTTCAACGGCGTGACGCTGCAGCTCGCGGGTGACTTGCTCACGCTTCCTCAGATCGCCGAGATCCTCTCTCGCCTCGACAGCAAGGAGTATGTCGTCCAGTCCGGCACGGTCGAGGAGGCCGTCGCGGCCGGCCTGCATCCCGGCGTGGCGCAAGGCCTGACGTACATGAACGTCGCCCCGGTGTTGGCACGGCCCGAGATCGCACGTTCCTACGGCCTTTCACCCATGAGCTTCGAGACCTGGGCGCGCCAGCGCCGTGAGATGACCTGA
- a CDS encoding TetR/AcrR family transcriptional regulator produces the protein MDHVKPLRADGRRNRERIVAAAAELVGRDGAQASLEEIARRAGVGSATLHRHFPSRQALLEAVFRDGVAQLCARAAAQRGEAPADELAAWLEELTVYTAANRGLAAALLTGPDGLSAEEICCTDMLLGVLNVLVARASAVGAIHAGATTEDLMMLANAIAVANEDDPLTARRVLRLALTGIRP, from the coding sequence ATGGATCATGTGAAGCCGTTGCGAGCGGACGGGCGGCGCAACCGGGAACGGATTGTCGCGGCCGCCGCGGAGCTGGTCGGCAGGGATGGCGCGCAGGCGTCGCTTGAGGAGATCGCGCGGCGGGCGGGGGTGGGCTCGGCGACCCTGCACCGGCACTTCCCGTCGCGGCAGGCGCTGCTGGAGGCCGTGTTCCGCGATGGCGTCGCGCAGCTCTGTGCGCGGGCAGCCGCGCAAAGGGGCGAGGCCCCCGCCGATGAGTTGGCGGCCTGGCTCGAGGAATTGACGGTCTACACCGCGGCCAACCGCGGGCTTGCCGCTGCGCTGCTGACCGGCCCGGATGGCCTCTCGGCCGAAGAAATCTGCTGTACCGACATGCTGCTCGGCGTGTTGAACGTGCTGGTGGCACGGGCGTCAGCGGTGGGCGCGATTCACGCCGGTGCCACAACGGAGGACCTGATGATGCTGGCGAACGCGATCGCCGTCGCCAACGAGGACGATCCGCTCACCGCGCGCCGGGTGCTGCGCCTCGCGCTCACCGGCATCCGGCCGTGA
- a CDS encoding DUF2378 family protein: MAAAPPWVVFDHTVEGLFRVALHGRLSASTESNLRRAGLDLSKKLLPAYSFETWRRCLEIVAMDLYPHLPPAEAWRAIGRTIVDGVGRTVIGRATLAVARLLGPLRALRRLRHMLQSADNYVEASVTERSPSCVEVSINEVMGHPTYYQGILEACLGITGAQGVQVDVLSCEGNGATFLVAWKG, from the coding sequence GTGGCGGCGGCACCTCCGTGGGTCGTGTTCGATCACACCGTCGAGGGGCTCTTCCGCGTGGCCCTGCACGGGCGGCTGTCCGCGTCCACCGAGTCGAACCTGCGCCGGGCCGGGTTGGATCTGTCGAAAAAGCTGCTGCCGGCCTACTCCTTCGAGACGTGGAGGCGTTGCCTGGAGATCGTTGCCATGGATCTCTATCCGCACCTGCCCCCCGCCGAGGCCTGGCGGGCGATTGGCCGGACCATCGTGGATGGCGTGGGACGCACCGTGATCGGCCGGGCCACGCTGGCGGTGGCGCGGCTGCTCGGGCCGCTGCGGGCCCTCCGGCGGCTGCGGCACATGCTGCAGAGCGCGGACAACTACGTCGAGGCCTCCGTTACCGAGCGCTCCCCCTCCTGCGTCGAAGTGTCGATCAACGAGGTCATGGGGCATCCCACCTACTACCAGGGCATCCTGGAGGCGTGCCTCGGCATCACGGGCGCCCAGGGCGTTCAGGTGGACGTGCTCTCCTGCGAGGGCAACGGCGCCACCTTCCTCGTGGCGTGGAAGGGATAA